The DNA sequence TACAGGTTGGCGTCGCGCACCGCGGTCAGCTGTATCGGCGGCAGGTCGAAGTCGTATTCGACGCGGTTCTTGATCCGCACCGCCATCAGGGAATCCAGGCCGAGCTCGATCAGCGGCACCTCCCACGGCAGGTCCTCGGGCTCGTACCCCATGGCCCCGCCGACGATCAGGCCCAGTCGGTCGCGCACGGTCTCACCGGAGTCCGGTGACCACTTGCCCAGGCCCGCACCCAGATTCGCACCCGCGGTGAGGTTGTCCGACAGGATCGCCGGAGCCGCCCCGGCGGCGACATCAGACCCCGCATCGTCGGGCTCGGGCTCGGCCGGGGTCAGTGAATCCGGTTGCGCCGCAACCGTTCCGGTGGCCACCGCGGCGGGCAGGGCCACCGCGGCACCGCCGCGGGCGACGATCGCGTCGTAGACCAGCGTGAACGATTCATCGATGCGGGCGTGCACCTGCACCGACGCCCCACCCGGATGGCGGGTCAGCGTGGTGACGAGGCGGGCGCCGTCACCGGGCACCGCGCGCTGCTCGGCCGCCGTCACCGCGGCGTCCGGAAGCACCTGCGAGGCAGCGGATTTCACCAGTGCCGCCAGAGCCTGAGCGTCCACGGCACCGCGGGGGCTGTACTCCCACACGTGCCTGCCGTCCGGGGTGGCGACGTGGCTGCCCGGCATGACACCGGCGTTGTCCCCGCTGAACCGCACGTCGAGCCAGTGCGGTTTGCGGCGGAAGCGGGTCGGCGGGATGTTCGCGTAGTCCAGCGCACCGGCCAGCCCGCGGGAACGCCGCGGGAACAGGGTGCGCATGTCGAGATCGTGGCCGTGCACGAACAGCTGCGCCATTGCCGCGGTCATCGAGTCGACCTCGTCCTGCTTGCGGGCCAGCGTCGCGATCAGCTGGCCATCGTAGAGTCCAGCGGCAGACGTCGTCAGCCCGACCTGCATGAGCGCCACCGGATTCGGCGCCAGCTCCAGGAACGTGGTGTGGCCGTTGTCGACGGCGTTGCGGATGCCGTGGGTGAAGTAGACGCTGTGGCGCAGCCCCTTCTTCCAGTACTCCACATCGTGGATCGGCTCGTGGCCGGCCCGCAGGTACTTGCCCTCGTGCACCGTCGAGTAGTAGCCGACCTGCAGCGGGTGCGGGGTGATGCCGACCAGTTCGGCGGCGAGCTCACCGAGCAGCGGATCCATCTGCGAGGTGTGGCTGGCGCCCTTGGTCTGGAACTTGCGGGCGAACTTCCCCTCCGCCTCGGCGCGGGCGATGATCGCGTCCACCTGCTCGGGCGGCCCGCCGATCACGGTCTGCGTCGGGGCGGCGTACACGCACACCTCGAGGTCGGGGTAGTCGGAGAACACGGTCTTGATCTCGTCGGCGGAGTACTCCACCAGCGCCATCAACCGGATGTACTCACCGAACAGCATCGCCTCGCCCTCACCCATGAGGTGGCTGCGCGAGCAGATGGTGCGGGTGGCGTCCTCCAGGGACAGGCCGCCGGCGAAGTAGGCGGCCGCGGCCTCACCGAGCGACTGGCCGATGACCGCCGCCGGCTTGGCGCCGTGATGCTTGAGCAGCTCGCCGAGCGCCACCTGGATCGCGAAGATGACCAGCTGCACCTTCTCGATCGGCAGCTCGGTCGTCTCATCGGTGTAGTCGACGGAATCGTCGAGGATGAGCTCGAGGATCGAGTGCCCGCGCTCGTCCTGCACGTAGGAGTCGACCTTGTTGATCCACTCGGCGAAGACCTCGTTGCGCAGGTAGAGGCTCTTGCCCATCTTGCGGTGCTGGGCGCCGAACCCGGCCAGCACCCAGACCGGTCCGTTGGAGACGGGTCCGTCGGCGCTGTAGACGTTCGGGCTCTGCTTGCCCTCGGCCAGCGCGCGCAGCCCCCTGATCGCCTCGTCGTGGTCGCGGGCCATCACCACCGCGCGGGAGCGGCCGTGGTTGCGGCGCGACAGCGAGCGGCCGATCGACTCGAGCGACGACGCGCGGCCCTCCTCGCTGTCGATCCAGTCGGCCAGTTCGGCGGCGGCGGCGCGCTTGCGCGAGGTCAGGAACGCCGAAACCGCAAGCGGCACAAGCGGAGTGGGCTGTTCTTTCGCCTCGAGCTCCTGGCGCGCCACCTCGAGCAGGCGCTTGGCCTCGTCGGTCAGGCCGGGCAGTTCGTACTCGGGCTCGGCGGCCGAATGCACGGAACCCTCGGCCCCGTCTTCTGTGTCTTCTGCGGAGTCGAAGCCTGATTCTCTTCGCGCAAGCGGCTCATCGATGAACTCGCCGTACTCGTCCATCCGGACCCCGCCCACATACACGGCGGGCTCGTTCGGGGCGGCGGTCACCTCGACCACCGGCTCCTCGGGTTCGGGCTCGACGAGGTCGCTCGGCAGCACCTCGCGCATCACGATGTGCGCGTTGGCCCCGCCGAAGCCGAAGCCGGAGACACCCGCGATCGCGTGACCGCTGTAGCGCGGCCAGTCCGAGACGGTGTCGTTGACCTTCAGCCGCACCGCGTTGAAGTCGATGTAGGGGTTCGGCCCGGTGTAGTTGATCGACGGCGGCACCTTGTCGTTGCGCAGCGACAGCGCCACCTTGGCCAGGCTCGCCGCGCCGGCAGCCGACTCCAGGTGCCCCACATTGGATTTCACGGCGCCGAGCAGCGCGGGCCGGTCGGCGGGCCGGTTGCGGCCGACCACTCGGCCCAGCGCGTCGGCCTCGATCGGGTCACCGAGGATGGTGCCGGTGCCGTGCGCCTCGATGTAGTCGACGTCGCGCGGGTTGATGCCCGCGTCCTTGTACGCCTTGCGCAGCACCTCGGCCTGCGCGTCGGGGTTGGGCGCCAGCATCCCGTTGGACCGGCCGTCGTGGTTCACCGCGCTGCCCGCGATCACCGCGATGATCTCGTCGCCGTCGCGGCGGGCGTCGGACAGGCGCTTGAGCACCAGCATGCCCGCGCCCTCGGAACGGGCGTAGCCGTTGGCGTCCTGCGAGAAGGACTTGATCCGGCCGTCCGGGGCGAGCACGCCGCCCACCTCGTCGAAGCCGATCGTCACCAGCGGGGTGATCAGCGCGTTGACGCCGCCGACCACGGCGACGTCGGCCTCACCGGCGCGCAGCGCGGCCACCCCCTGGTGGGCGGCGACCAGCGAGCTCGAACACGCGGTGTCGATCGCCATGGACGGGCCGCGGAAGTCGTAGAAGTACGACACCCGGTTGGCGATGATCGAGCTGGTGGTGCCGGTGATCGCGTACGGGTGCGCCACGCCGGGGTCGGCGACCGACATGAAGCTGTAGTCGTTGTTCGACGCGCCGATGTAGACGCCGACCCGCTCACCGCGCAGGCTCGACGCCGGGATGCGGGCGTGTTCGAGCGCCTCCCAGGTCAATTCCAGCGCCATCCGCTGCTGCGGATCGATGTTGTCGGCCTCCATCTTCGACAGCGCGAAGAACTCGGCGTCGAAGCCCTTGATGTCGGAGAGGTAGCCGCCCCGGGTGGCCGCCTTGGCGACGCGTTCGGCGATGCGCGGCTCGCCGAGGAATTCCTCCCACCGGCCCTCGGGCAGGTCGGTGATGGCGTCGCGGCCCTCGAGCAGCGCCTCCCACATCTCGTCGGGGCTGTTCATGTCGCCGGGGAAGCGGGTCGCGATGCCGACGATCGCGATGTCTTCGACGTCGCGCTCGCGCGACCAGTCGGTGCCGTCGTCGTCGTGCACGACCTCAGGCTCACCCTCGATGATCACCGTCGCCAGCGATTCGATGGTCGGGTGGCGGAAGGCGATGGTCGCGGTCAGCGTGACGCCGGTGAGGTCCTCGATGTCGCTGGCCATGGCGACCGCGTCGCGCGAGGACAGACCCAGCTCCACCATCGGGGCGGACTCGTCGATCGCGTCGGCGTTCTGGCCGGTGGCGTTGGCGATCCAGTTGCGCAGCCATTCGCGCATCTCGGCGACGGTCATGTCGACCTGCGCCGGCCTCAGCGGGCCGTCCTCCCCTTGGGCGACGACCGGCTGGTTCTGCGCGGACGACGAATTGTTCGGTGTTTCAGACATGTTCATCTCTTTCGCCGCCCGCGGCGGGGTGTGTGGGGGAAGGCGTCAGTCCGTCCGTCAGTCGGTCTCGTCGGGGAAGGCGTTGGCGACCTTCCCGGCGCGCAGACTGCCGTCCAGGTAGGCCGACCGGCACGCGCGCCTGCCGATCTTGCCGCTCGAGGTGCGCGGGATCGCACCGGCCGGGGTGAGCAGCACGTCGCGCACGGTGACGCCGTGGCGCACCGCGATCGCGGCGCGGATGTCGTCGGCGATCGGGCCCATGTCGAGCTTGTGGGCACCCGGCGCCCGCTCACCGACGATGACGAGCTGCTCGGACGTGTCGTCGGGGTCGCGTTTGAGACCGGCGTGCGCGTTCTCGAACACCTCGTCGGGCAGCTGGTTGGCCGGCACCGAGAACGCGGCCACGAACCCGGTGCGCAGCGCCTTGGTGGCCTCCTGCGCCGAGTACTCGAGGTCCTGCGGGTAGTGGTTGCGGCCGTCGATGATCACCAGGTCCTTGACGCGGCCGGTGATGTACAGGTCGCCGTCGTGGTAGGCGCCGTAGTCGCCGGTACGCACCCACATGGCGTCGTCCGGCGCGCCTTCGGCGTGGCTGGGGCTGGTCCGCGACTTGAGGATGTTGCGGAACGTCGCCTGGGTCTCCTCCTCCTTGCCCCAGTACCCGGTGCCCATGTTCTGGCCGGAGATCCAGATCTCGCCGATCTGGCCGTCGGGCAGCTCGGTGGCCGTGTCGTGGTCGACGATGACCGCCCACTCCGCGATGCCGACCTTGCCCGCCGACGCCTGGGCGACCGCCTTGTCGGAATCCGGCGGCACCTCGACGAAACGGTGGCTGTTGAGCTCGTCGCGGTCGACGGTGACGATCTTCGGGGACTCGTTGACCGGCGTCGTCGACACGAACAGCGTGGCCTCGGCCAGGCCGTAGGACGGTTTGATGGCCTGCGGGCGGAACCCGTACGGGCCGAACGCCTCGTTGAAGTTGCGCACGGTGGCCGCCGAGATCGGCTCGCTGCCGTTGAGCAGCGCCTTGACGTTCGACAGGTCCAGCGGCGGCTCACCCTCGCGCGGCACGCCGCGGGCGGCGGCGTGGTCGAACGCGAAGTTGGGGGCGACCGAGATGACGCCGCCGGTCTCGCCGTCCTTGCGCGCCATCTCGCGGATCCAGCGGCCGGGCCTGCGGACGAACGCGGCGGGCGTCATGAACGAGATGTAGTGCCCGATCATCGGCGAGATCATGATCGTGATCAGGCCCATGTCGTGGAAGAACGGCAGCCAGGACACGCCACGGTCGCCCTCTTCGCCCTCGAGTGCCTCGATGACCTGCACGACGTTGGTGGCGAGGTTGAGGTGGGTGATCTGCACACCGGTCGGGATGCGCGTCGAGCCCGAGGTGTACTGCAGGTAGGCGATGGTCTCCCGGGTGATGTCGACCGACTCCCAGGTCTGCCCGACCTCGTTGGGGACCGCGTCGACGGCGATGACGCGGGGCCGCTGATTGGCCGGCCGGGTGCGGAAGAACTTGCGCACGCCCTCGGCGGCCTCGGTGGTGGTCAGGATCGCCGACGGTGTGCAGTCGTCGAGGACCGCGTGCAGGCGGCCGACGTGGCCGGGCTCGTTCGGGTCGAACAGCGGCACCGCGATGCGGCCGGAGTACAGCGTGCCGAAGAACGCGATGAGGTAGTCGAGGTTCTGCGGGCACAGGATCGCGACGCGGTCACCCGGCTGGGTCACCTGCTGCAGCCGCGCCCCGACCGCACGGTTGCGGGCGCCGAAGTCGGCCCACGTCAGGTCCCGTGCGACGCCCTCACGCTCGGTGGAGAAGTCGAGGAAGCGGTACGCCAGTTTGTCGCCACGCACCTTCGCCCATCGTTCGACGTGACGCACCAGGTTCCCGTTGTCGGGGAACTTGATGAGGCCGTCCTTGATGAACGGGTTGTGGAACGGCATTTTCACACTCTCCTGTCAAAGCACTCCGGGTCGCACGGGCCCGCA is a window from the Mycolicibacterium litorale genome containing:
- the fadD32 gene encoding long-chain-fatty-acid--AMP ligase FadD32, whose translation is MPFHNPFIKDGLIKFPDNGNLVRHVERWAKVRGDKLAYRFLDFSTEREGVARDLTWADFGARNRAVGARLQQVTQPGDRVAILCPQNLDYLIAFFGTLYSGRIAVPLFDPNEPGHVGRLHAVLDDCTPSAILTTTEAAEGVRKFFRTRPANQRPRVIAVDAVPNEVGQTWESVDITRETIAYLQYTSGSTRIPTGVQITHLNLATNVVQVIEALEGEEGDRGVSWLPFFHDMGLITIMISPMIGHYISFMTPAAFVRRPGRWIREMARKDGETGGVISVAPNFAFDHAAARGVPREGEPPLDLSNVKALLNGSEPISAATVRNFNEAFGPYGFRPQAIKPSYGLAEATLFVSTTPVNESPKIVTVDRDELNSHRFVEVPPDSDKAVAQASAGKVGIAEWAVIVDHDTATELPDGQIGEIWISGQNMGTGYWGKEEETQATFRNILKSRTSPSHAEGAPDDAMWVRTGDYGAYHDGDLYITGRVKDLVIIDGRNHYPQDLEYSAQEATKALRTGFVAAFSVPANQLPDEVFENAHAGLKRDPDDTSEQLVIVGERAPGAHKLDMGPIADDIRAAIAVRHGVTVRDVLLTPAGAIPRTSSGKIGRRACRSAYLDGSLRAGKVANAFPDETD
- the pks13 gene encoding polyketide synthase Pks13 (Pks13 is a key enzyme in mycolic acid biosynthesis.), producing MTVAEMREWLRNWIANATGQNADAIDESAPMVELGLSSRDAVAMASDIEDLTGVTLTATIAFRHPTIESLATVIIEGEPEVVHDDDGTDWSRERDVEDIAIVGIATRFPGDMNSPDEMWEALLEGRDAITDLPEGRWEEFLGEPRIAERVAKAATRGGYLSDIKGFDAEFFALSKMEADNIDPQQRMALELTWEALEHARIPASSLRGERVGVYIGASNNDYSFMSVADPGVAHPYAITGTTSSIIANRVSYFYDFRGPSMAIDTACSSSLVAAHQGVAALRAGEADVAVVGGVNALITPLVTIGFDEVGGVLAPDGRIKSFSQDANGYARSEGAGMLVLKRLSDARRDGDEIIAVIAGSAVNHDGRSNGMLAPNPDAQAEVLRKAYKDAGINPRDVDYIEAHGTGTILGDPIEADALGRVVGRNRPADRPALLGAVKSNVGHLESAAGAASLAKVALSLRNDKVPPSINYTGPNPYIDFNAVRLKVNDTVSDWPRYSGHAIAGVSGFGFGGANAHIVMREVLPSDLVEPEPEEPVVEVTAAPNEPAVYVGGVRMDEYGEFIDEPLARRESGFDSAEDTEDGAEGSVHSAAEPEYELPGLTDEAKRLLEVARQELEAKEQPTPLVPLAVSAFLTSRKRAAAAELADWIDSEEGRASSLESIGRSLSRRNHGRSRAVVMARDHDEAIRGLRALAEGKQSPNVYSADGPVSNGPVWVLAGFGAQHRKMGKSLYLRNEVFAEWINKVDSYVQDERGHSILELILDDSVDYTDETTELPIEKVQLVIFAIQVALGELLKHHGAKPAAVIGQSLGEAAAAYFAGGLSLEDATRTICSRSHLMGEGEAMLFGEYIRLMALVEYSADEIKTVFSDYPDLEVCVYAAPTQTVIGGPPEQVDAIIARAEAEGKFARKFQTKGASHTSQMDPLLGELAAELVGITPHPLQVGYYSTVHEGKYLRAGHEPIHDVEYWKKGLRHSVYFTHGIRNAVDNGHTTFLELAPNPVALMQVGLTTSAAGLYDGQLIATLARKQDEVDSMTAAMAQLFVHGHDLDMRTLFPRRSRGLAGALDYANIPPTRFRRKPHWLDVRFSGDNAGVMPGSHVATPDGRHVWEYSPRGAVDAQALAALVKSAASQVLPDAAVTAAEQRAVPGDGARLVTTLTRHPGGASVQVHARIDESFTLVYDAIVARGGAAVALPAAVATGTVAAQPDSLTPAEPEPDDAGSDVAAGAAPAILSDNLTAGANLGAGLGKWSPDSGETVRDRLGLIVGGAMGYEPEDLPWEVPLIELGLDSLMAVRIKNRVEYDFDLPPIQLTAVRDANLYAVEQLIVYAIEHRDEVDQLAESQKGKTAEEIAAEQAELMGGASTVAELEEKLAAAGHPLGEAASEAAAEKAAEQGAVLSGANLTTATTPVPDPQAEPSTQDDSEPDDAIPAPPTNPSGPVANIPAPPTDPSGPSIPAPPTNPSGPDTAKTSAAKAAAQVLTQEAVTEALGADVPPRDAAERVTFATWAIVTGKSPGGIFNELPKIDDATAAKMAERLSERAEGTITADDVASATTIEELATTVREHLESGKVDGFVRVLRAPQEGANRIPVFVFHPAGGSTVVYEPLLKRLPPDTPMYGIERVEGSVEERAAEYVPKLLEINGWTEGKTGKPFILAGWSLGGVLAYACAIGLKQAGADVRFVGLIDAVRAGEEVPQTKEETRARWERYARFAERTFNVEIPEIPYEELENLDDEGQVKFVMEAVAASGVQIPGGIIEHQRTSYLDNRMIDTAEIKPYDGHVTLYMADRYHDDAIYFEPRYATRQPDGGWGEYVSELEVVPIGGEHIQAIDEPYIAKVGAHMSEAINRIEAQGK